One Chrysemys picta bellii isolate R12L10 unplaced genomic scaffold, ASM1138683v2 scaf44, whole genome shotgun sequence DNA segment encodes these proteins:
- the LOC112059638 gene encoding olfactory receptor 14I1-like, giving the protein MSNQTTVTEFLLLGFSDIQELQILHFVVFLVFYLISLLGNLLIITAIALDRHLHTPMYFFLMNLSILDLGSISVTIPKSMANSLMNTRSISYSGCVAQVFLLVFFASTDYAILTVMAYDRYVAICQPLHYETVMNRRACVQMAASAWISVILYSAVHTGNTFAISFCRGNVVDQFFCEIPQLLKLACSDSDLSEVGFLIFSLFLCLSCFVFIIVSYVQIFTTVVRIPSEQGRHKAFSTCLPHLSVVSLFVGTATFAYLEPIFSSPSVRNLLVALLYSVLPPMMNPIIYSMRNKELKGALSKMIGWRLFIKN; this is encoded by the coding sequence atgtccaaccaaaccaccgtgaccgagttccttctcctgggattctctgacattcaggaactgcagattttacactttgtggtgtttctagtTTTTTACCTGATATCCCTGCTGGGGAAccttctcatcatcacagccataGCCCTCGACcgccaccttcacacccccatgtacttcttcctcatgaatctgtccatcctagatCTCGGAtccatctctgtcaccatccccaaatccatggccaattccCTCATGAATACCAGATCGATTTCTTATTctggatgtgttgcccaagtctttCTCCTCGTCTTCTTTGCTTCAACAGATTATGCCATACTGACCGTCATGGCGTATGATCGAtacgtcgccatctgccaaccactgcactatgagacaGTGATGAACAgaagagcttgtgtccaaatggcagccagtgcctggatcagtgtCATTCTCTACTCTGCAGTGCACACTGGAAACACGTTTGCAATATCCTTCTGTCGAGGCAAcgtggtggatcagttcttctgtgaaatcccccagctcctcaagctcgcctgctctgactcagacctcagtgaagttGGGTTTCTCATCTTTAGTTTATTCTTATGCTTAAGctgctttgttttcataattgtgtcatatgttcagatcttcaccacAGTGGTGAGAattccctctgagcagggccggcataaagccttctccacctgcctccctcacctcagtgtggtctccttgtttgttGGCACTGCCACTTTTGCATACCTGGAACCCATCTTCAGCTCTCCATCAGTTCGGAATCTTTTGGTGGCCCTTCTCTATTCTGTGTTGCCACCAATGATGAATCCaatcatctacagcatgaggaacaaggagctCAAAGGTGCACTGAGTAAAATGATAGGTTGGAGGTTATTTATTAAGAATTAA